The Martelella endophytica genome contains the following window.
TTCATGGACCGCCATGGCAATATCAAACAACTCTCCGGAGGGAGCGGCGCCGTCACCTGCATGATGGCGTAATTTGCGATCGAGAAATGCGTCCACCTTTTCCGATCGCTCCTGCGTCTTAGAAAGAACGATATCGAGACTTCCGCTTATATCACTGACGGTTCTGCGCCAGTCGGAGAGCAAATTGTCGTAGGAAACAAAAGCCCGGCGACGACGTCGCGTTGCTTTTTCGGCGTCTAATTGATTTCTGATATAATACATAAGACCTTGCTCCAGCGAAGAGCCGTCTCTGGCTCTTAGTGACCCGGCAATTTCAGCCGGATTTCTAGAAATGAAGCAGAACACCGGGTCGGCATCCAGCTTTTGGAATATGATATCCCATAGGTCGAGCATACGGCACATGCGCGGCTCCTTGAGTACGCAGAGCGCGGCGTCGCCGTAATTCTGCTGGAAGGCGCACGCAATTCGCTGCGTGTAATCCTCGACCTGACTCGCGTCTAGCCTCTCGAAAGGGAAGGGACGACAGTCACTCCATTCGCTGTCAACAGCTTCTAGGATTTCATCGTGGAGATTAGCCAGATCCTGAGGCTCAAAATACCCCTTCTCATTTGCCATGTTTGCTGACATCAGGTTCTTGGGAAGCGTGCATCCGAGAATGCCCAATGTCCCGGTAAGGGCCGAAGTGCCGCTGCGCGCTCCGATAACAGTCACCACCGTACGTCGAGTGGTGCGCTTGTAGCGGAAGAATCTACCGATGTCTTTGAACTTGCTGATCATGCTCTATCATTTCCTCAGTGTCTGTCTTGAATGTCGCTGAACCGCTCCGAGTTTGCCGGCGACACCATGCTGATGCAAGCGAACACACGACGAGTCGATCACCTGAATATCGCCGCCGAAGGCCGAACAAATCGCCTTGGCGATCTCAGTCACCAGCCTGCCGCCAGTGGACAAAGTGATTATAACAGAGGGTGTACAGGTCAGACCCATTTCGGTTTGGCGACAGAACTGGATCACAAATCTCTGAAACTGCTCAACTCTTTTCGAGCTGCGCGCTGAGGGACTTCTCGCCGGGCAACAAAACGCCGATCGAAGTGCGGCGAGAAACGGGAATTTTCGATGCCGGCGCCACTCAAACACTTGCCTAGGAATACCAACCGAACTATCAGTCACCCGCGAACTCTCGATTTAAGTGTGTGACGCATGCGTGCAGACCAACAGACAATGCGTTTTTACTGGCGTTGATTTGACGGAGAGTGCTGCGTGTTCCGTAGGCGGCGCATGGAGATGATATGCCAAAGACAAGTCGTTGCGGCTTCTGACATATGGCTATGCTCGCTTCCGACAAGTGTCTGATCTGTACGGTCGATATATTGGGGATCTCGAATGCATTCATTGGGTAGCGATCACACCAAATTTGCTTCAAAATATCTGAACACCACGATTTGCTTTATAATAGTTCAGTTTTTTTTCTGGGTTGGCCATTTGCATGACGCCGCCCTGCCTGGATTGTATATGGATGCTGTCAATCCAGATTACTTAGCCGGCAAAACCTTGAACCCAGAGTTGAGAAACGCAACTTGGTTCCCTCCCACGGAAATTTTTCCACTTTTAGGGAACCTCTATCATGGGGTCCAGAATTACTATGTAGGTTTGCCGGTTTTCGAACTTCTTGGTTTTAACATGCTATCCCTAAGGGTTTCCCAAGGGGTATTTGCTTCAGGTATACTTATATTATATCAGATTATAATTATGAAGGCGACGGGATCGAGGTCGGTTTCTTTAGTCGGTTCTTTGTGCTTGGCAATTGATATGGCTTTTCTCGCCTCATTCCGAACACAGATGTATATTGTTATATCAGGCGTATTCTGGTTGTTTATGTCTCTCTATTTTATATTCAAGATGGACTCCTATAGAATTTCGAAGAACAATCCGAATTCAGGCATAACTCGAGGGTTATTGAGGTCTGATTGGATAATTCCAGGAGTATTCTCAGGCTTATCTATATACAGCTATTTTGTGTTCTCTTTTTTTGTTCCGGCATTGCTTATTATAGTTTATCTGAGCGCAAGGAACATCGCATGCGTGTTCCGGTTTTGTGCCGGCCTTTGTATAGGGGTGCTGCCTTATGTTGTGGGATACATCTCTTTGGCAGCTGCGTTAGGGGGGGTGACGCCCGCCTTGGATTGGCTCAAGAATGCGCTCGGCGGCCTAGACCCCATGTCTGACCATCAAGGCCTGTGGCAGAGATTGGAATACTCTTGGTCTCTAGTTTATCTAGCCTTAAGTAATTATGGAAATAATATTCTTATTTTTGGTTCTGCAGATAAGCCTATTTTTGCTTGTGCGAAAATATATACTATGGCTATCTCATTTATTATCCTGTTTTTGTATTTCATTTTTGACGTTATAAAACGAAAACGCGGAAACGACTATGATATAAGAATGTATTCTTCTGTAGTTCTTCTTCCGATATCCTTCATTGTAATTTCATCCGTTTTTGGATCTCGTCTATGGGCTCATCATTTTTCGGCGCTTATTCCTTTATGTTATCTGATTTTATTTTTAGCTATATCGAGGGTTTTGCACGGGGGACTTGGTGGGGGTAAGGTGTGGCGTGTGTCGTTTTCCGTGGCTCTGTGCCTCCTCTTTTTGATCGGCAACACTTTGCAACAGCGCGCGTTCTTTCTAAAGCTGGAGGAGACCGGCGGGGTCGGGAAGTTCTCAGACGCGATTAACCGAATGGCAGATAATGCTATGAGCCTGCCCGAGCAGGTTGTGCACGTGTTCCCGGAATGGGGCTTTATGATGCCTTTCGCTTTCTTGACTGGGAATCGGCGTTTGTATGAGACGGATTTGTCGGTAGAGATTCTGGGGCGCCTGGCGAGGGAGGGGAAAATCGTCAGGATCTATTATTGGGATGCTGCTGATACCGGAAAATACAAGAAAATCGTGGCTGAATCCGGATTTAAGGTTACAACTGATGGGCAGTATATGCAGCGTGATCACAATGTCGCGTTTAATTGGATGGAGGCCGCCTCAAGTGATCAGAGTGGCAAAGATTGGTGACGCATGCAATTCGAGAAAGATATGACTGAAGATAAAACCATCGCTATCCTTGTGCCATGCTACAATGAGGAGGTTACCATCAGCAAGGTGGTTTCCGATTTCAGGGCGGCTCTGCCGGAGGCGACGATCTTTGTTTATGACAATAATTCCACAGATCGCTCGCGTGAGTTTGCAGCGGAGGCCGGTGCTGTGGTTCGCCTGGAGCGGCGTCAGGGTAAGGGCAATGTCATGCGGCGGATGTTCGCTGACATCGAGGCGGATGTCTATGTCCTGGTCGATGGCGACGATACCTATGACGCAGCCTCTGCGCCGAAGTTGGTTGACGTTCTGTGCGCAGAGGGGCTCGATATGGTCAATGGTCGTCGTGACGGTGGATCGATGGAGGCCTATCGACGTGGTCACCGTTTTGGCAACAGGTTGTTGACCGGGCTTGTCTCGACGATATTCGGGAACGAGTTCAGCGATATGCTTTCCGGGTATCGGGTCTTCTCCCGTCGTTTCGTGAAGAGCTTTCCGGCGCTAGCGACCGGCTTTGAAATCGAGACTGAGCTCACCGTCCATGCCCTG
Protein-coding sequences here:
- a CDS encoding sulfotransferase family protein, which encodes MISKFKDIGRFFRYKRTTRRTVVTVIGARSGTSALTGTLGILGCTLPKNLMSANMANEKGYFEPQDLANLHDEILEAVDSEWSDCRPFPFERLDASQVEDYTQRIACAFQQNYGDAALCVLKEPRMCRMLDLWDIIFQKLDADPVFCFISRNPAEIAGSLRARDGSSLEQGLMYYIRNQLDAEKATRRRRRAFVSYDNLLSDWRRTVSDISGSLDIVLSKTQERSEKVDAFLDRKLRHHAGDGAAPSGELFDIAMAVHESLFLVTDQKSGLAAQEKLDDLRAIFNERLMEYAGK
- a CDS encoding glycosyltransferase family 39 protein, with the translated sequence MHSLGSDHTKFASKYLNTTICFIIVQFFFWVGHLHDAALPGLYMDAVNPDYLAGKTLNPELRNATWFPPTEIFPLLGNLYHGVQNYYVGLPVFELLGFNMLSLRVSQGVFASGILILYQIIIMKATGSRSVSLVGSLCLAIDMAFLASFRTQMYIVISGVFWLFMSLYFIFKMDSYRISKNNPNSGITRGLLRSDWIIPGVFSGLSIYSYFVFSFFVPALLIIVYLSARNIACVFRFCAGLCIGVLPYVVGYISLAAALGGVTPALDWLKNALGGLDPMSDHQGLWQRLEYSWSLVYLALSNYGNNILIFGSADKPIFACAKIYTMAISFIILFLYFIFDVIKRKRGNDYDIRMYSSVVLLPISFIVISSVFGSRLWAHHFSALIPLCYLILFLAISRVLHGGLGGGKVWRVSFSVALCLLFLIGNTLQQRAFFLKLEETGGVGKFSDAINRMADNAMSLPEQVVHVFPEWGFMMPFAFLTGNRRLYETDLSVEILGRLAREGKIVRIYYWDAADTGKYKKIVAESGFKVTTDGQYMQRDHNVAFNWMEAASSDQSGKDW
- a CDS encoding glycosyltransferase family 2 protein, whose product is MQFEKDMTEDKTIAILVPCYNEEVTISKVVSDFRAALPEATIFVYDNNSTDRSREFAAEAGAVVRLERRQGKGNVMRRMFADIEADVYVLVDGDDTYDAASAPKLVDVLCAEGLDMVNGRRDGGSMEAYRRGHRFGNRLLTGLVSTIFGNEFSDMLSGYRVFSRRFVKSFPALATGFEIETELTVHALELRMPTAEIGTPYKERPEGSTSKLRTFSDGFRILRTIMLLVRDERPFQFFSGVALLLLLFSLAIMIPVFLTYFQTGLVPRLPTVLMATACSILGALSFFCGLILDTVTLSRREAKRMCYLSIPSPSA